The Flaviramulus sp. BrNp1-15 genome has a window encoding:
- a CDS encoding response regulator transcription factor, which translates to MKNNKHNIILVEDDPTLGYLLSEYLKMNDFEVSWAKNGANCLKLLELNTYNLAILDIMLPDTIGFDLAEKIKNLYPNLPFIFLTARSLKIDVLKGFSAGAVDYLKKPIDEEELVVRIKTLLSRLDYSTSKTDNNDTYNLGNYVFNTQKQELIYKDKKTALTNRETQLLSYLVNHKNNLCTHKDILTTLWGENDYFNKKSLNVFITHLRKYLKHDPSIKIENIHNRGFILSIED; encoded by the coding sequence ATGAAAAATAATAAGCATAATATCATTCTTGTTGAAGACGACCCAACTTTAGGTTATCTACTCTCTGAGTACTTAAAAATGAACGATTTTGAAGTGTCTTGGGCTAAAAATGGCGCCAATTGTTTAAAATTATTAGAATTAAACACTTATAATTTAGCCATTTTAGATATTATGCTGCCCGATACTATTGGTTTTGATTTGGCTGAAAAAATTAAAAATCTGTATCCTAACTTACCTTTTATATTTTTAACTGCCCGATCTTTAAAAATTGATGTGTTAAAAGGGTTTTCTGCAGGCGCAGTAGATTACTTAAAGAAGCCTATTGATGAAGAAGAGTTGGTGGTTAGAATTAAAACGCTTTTATCAAGATTAGATTATTCAACATCTAAAACAGATAATAATGACACTTATAACTTAGGCAACTATGTGTTTAATACACAAAAACAAGAGCTCATTTATAAAGATAAAAAAACGGCTTTAACAAACCGAGAAACTCAACTGTTGTCATACTTAGTAAATCATAAAAACAACTTATGTACTCACAAAGATATTTTAACAACCTTGTGGGGCGAAAACGACTATTTTAATAAAAAGAGTTTAAATGTTTTTATTACTCATTTACGGAAATATTTAAAGCACGACCCATCTATTAAAATAGAAAACATTCACAACCGTGGATTTATTTTAAGTATAGAGGATTAG
- a CDS encoding sensor histidine kinase KdpD — MKRRSVYIAIFIIAILGLFYIQYKYLKIGVSLATVQFKKNIDLASKNIKRDLADETQLTFLVGQAITDDDTYFKLSIDSIQDASKYFLKDFIRDRLALNGIDTDFSYTLIARDSSFSLKSPNQFKSDENLVTFPIQLDGYLPELSKKDTVLELQFKDINPYLLSQLNGLTIPSLLFMLIIIVIFIWFLKSIYWQKQVITTTNSFINNLTHELKTPVFSINLASKMLGKDLDENKKPFLQIIRQQTERLNKHIDKVLELGKLEFQTKIFELKKVDFKPYLIKICEDFEALSKLDDVKFSYVLNEDSFLIKAEISHLENAINNILDNARKYSENPIIKLTASKVKNQLSISISDNGAGINKKDLNLIFKKYYRVSNGDVHKVKGYGLGLSYVKEVVKKHKGKVKIESHVGVGTIVTIFIPLIHEK; from the coding sequence ATGAAAAGAAGATCTGTTTATATCGCCATTTTTATAATTGCCATACTTGGCTTATTTTATATTCAGTATAAATACCTTAAAATTGGGGTTTCTTTAGCTACTGTTCAGTTTAAAAAGAATATAGATCTTGCTAGCAAAAACATAAAGCGTGATTTAGCCGATGAAACCCAACTAACATTTTTAGTTGGACAAGCTATAACAGATGATGACACCTATTTTAAGCTAAGTATAGATAGTATACAAGATGCTTCAAAATATTTTCTTAAAGACTTTATAAGAGACAGGCTTGCCTTAAATGGAATTGACACTGATTTTTCATATACATTAATTGCAAGAGACAGTAGTTTTTCTCTTAAATCTCCCAATCAATTTAAATCTGATGAAAATCTGGTTACATTTCCTATTCAATTAGACGGTTATTTACCAGAATTATCAAAAAAAGACACCGTTTTAGAATTACAATTTAAAGACATAAACCCTTATCTTTTATCTCAGTTAAACGGTTTAACCATTCCTAGTTTGTTGTTTATGCTTATTATTATTGTCATTTTTATATGGTTTTTAAAATCTATTTACTGGCAAAAACAAGTCATTACAACAACAAATTCGTTTATAAATAACCTTACACATGAGCTTAAAACGCCCGTGTTTTCAATAAATCTAGCATCTAAAATGTTAGGAAAAGATTTAGACGAAAACAAAAAACCTTTTTTACAAATTATAAGGCAACAAACCGAACGACTAAATAAACATATTGATAAGGTTCTAGAATTAGGAAAATTAGAATTTCAAACTAAAATATTTGAATTAAAAAAAGTAGATTTTAAACCTTATTTAATTAAAATTTGCGAAGATTTTGAAGCGCTTTCAAAACTTGATGATGTTAAATTTTCTTATGTGCTTAATGAGGATTCTTTCTTAATAAAAGCAGAGATTAGCCATTTAGAGAATGCCATAAATAACATTCTGGATAACGCTAGAAAATACTCTGAAAATCCAATTATAAAATTGACTGCATCAAAAGTTAAAAATCAATTATCAATAAGCATTTCAGATAATGGTGCGGGTATTAACAAAAAAGACCTGAATTTAATTTTTAAAAAATATTACAGAGTTTCGAACGGCGATGTGCACAAGGTAAAAGGCTACGGACTTGGTTTAAGCTATGTAAAAGAAGTTGTAAAAAAGCATAAAGGAAAAGTAAAAATAGAAAGTCATGTTGGTGTTGGCACAATTGTCACTATTTTTATACCATTAATTCATGAAAAATAA